The proteins below are encoded in one region of Lagenorhynchus albirostris chromosome 7, mLagAlb1.1, whole genome shotgun sequence:
- the LOC132523139 gene encoding olfactory receptor 1K1-like, producing MGWTGTGRELTDYLLRGSMNVHVPVAVHGARCPREQESVNDPAVEWNPWGPRQRSSPAVDAANETSEGTPFTLLGLTTNPGEQRPLFVLFLVLYVAGILGNGLIVAVIRASPALHAPMYFLPAQLSFDDLCFTSITVPKMLANLMAHDRSISLAGCLTQMYFSFALGVTDSCLLAAMAYDRYVAIRHPLRYATRMSRAVCTALVGTAWLVSHVHSLLHILLMAHLSFCASHQAPHFFCDHQPLLRLSCSDTRHIQLVIFTEGAAVVVTPFLLIFASQGAIAAAVLQLSTCGSHLAMVGLFYGTVTAVYFQPMSRYEAKWGRVASVTYTVVTPMLNPVVYSLRNRDVQGLLRALFPRQRISAGDS from the exons ATGGGGTGGACGGGCACTGGTAGAGAGCTGACAGACTACCTGCTCAGAGGAAGCATGAACGTGCATGTCCCAGTAGCTGTGCACGGTGCCAGGTGCCCCCGTGAACAGGAGTCTGTAA ATGACCCAGCAGTAGAATGGAACCCCTGGGGTCCCAGACAAAGAAGCAGCCCAGCCGTGGATGCTGCCAATGAGACTTCAGAAGGAACCCCATTCACCCTACTAGGACTAACAACAAATCCTGGAGAGCAGCGGCCTCTCTTTGTCCTATTTTTGGTCCTGTATGTGGCGGGCATCCTGGGTAATGGACTCATTGTGGCCGTCATCCGAGCCAGTCCAGCCCTTCATGCACCCATGTACTTCCTGCCGGCCCAGCTGTCCTTTGATGACCTCTGCTTTACCTCCATCACTGTACCCAAGATGTTGGCCAACCTGATGGCCCATGACCGCTCCATCTCCCTGGCTGGCTGCCTGACCCAAATGTACTTCTCCTTTGCCCTGGGTGTAACTGACAGCTGCCTCCTGGCTGCCATGGCCTATGACCGCTACGTGGCCATCCGGCATCCCCTCCGCTATGCCACGAGGATGTCCCGGGCTGTGTGCACAGCGTTGGTGGGGACTGCGTGGCTCGTGTCCCATGTCCACTCCCTCCTGCATATCCTGCTTATGGCCCACCTGTCCTTCTGTGCCTCCCACCAAGCGCCCCACTTCTTCTGTGACCACCAGCCTCTCTTAAGGCTCTCGTGCTCTGACACCCGCCACATCCAGCTCGTCATCTTCACCGAGGGTGCCGCGGTGGTAGTCACTCCCTTCCTACTCATCTTCGCCTCCCAGGGGGCCATCGCAGCTGCGGTGCTCCAGCTGTCCACCTGTGGCTCCCATCTGGCCATGGTGGGCCTCTTCTACGGGACAGTCACTGCAGTCTACTTCCAGCCCATGTCCCGGTATGAGGCCAAGTGGGGCCGAGTGGCCAGCGTCACGTACACTGTCGTCACGCCTATGCTGAACCCTGTCGTCTACAGCCTCCGGAATCGCGATGTGCAGGGGCTGCTCAGAGCCCTTTTCCCTCGGCAAAGGATCTCAGCTGGTGACTCCTGA
- the LOC132523140 gene encoding LOW QUALITY PROTEIN: olfactory receptor 5C1 (The sequence of the model RefSeq protein was modified relative to this genomic sequence to represent the inferred CDS: inserted 1 base in 1 codon), with product MMPENFTWARGAPTEFILLGITDRWDLHLTLILIFLPVYLVSLLGNVGMVLLVYVVAQLHTPMYFFLANLSLLDACYSSAIGAKMLVDQLLPCISIPYAACALQMFLFTGLADAKCCLLTSMAYDCDVAIGNPLLYATAVSRHLCLVFLAASGLGGAVSAVVHTTLTFHLSFCGSREVNSFLCDIPPLLAISCNDTSLSELLLFVVCGFIQTATVLAFAVSXGFIARAMIGMHSAKGRWRAASTCGSHLTAVAVLYGTIIFMNLCPSSSYILDTDKMASVFYTLVIPALNPLTYSLRNKEVREVLGRNWKHCCCPRPAHECEVREAG from the exons ATGATGCCAGAGAACTTCACTTGGGCCAGGGGTGCCCCTACGGAGTTCATCCTCCTGGGTATCACAGATCGCTGGGACCTGCACCTGACCCTCATCCTGATCTTCCTGCCCGTCTACCTGGTGAGCCTGCTGGGAAATGTGGGCATGGTGCTGCTAGTCTACGTGGTCGCCCAGCTCCACACACCCATGTACTTCTTCCTGGCCAACCTCTCCCTGCTGGATGCCTGCTATTCCTCAGCCATCGGAGCCAAGATGCTCGTAGACCAGCTGTTGCCCTGCATCTCCATCCCTTACGCAGCCTGTGCCCTCCAGATGTTTTTGTTTACAGGGCTGGCGGATGCCAAGTGTTGCCTGTTGACATCCATGGCCTATGACTGCGATGTGGCCATTGGAAACCCTCTTCTCTACGCCACTGCCGTGTCGCGGCATCTGTGTCTGGTCTTTCTGGCAGCATCAGGCCTGGGTGGGGCAGTGAGTGCCGTGGTCCACACGACCTTAACCTTCCACCTGAGCTTCTGCGGCTCTCGGGAGGTGAACAGCTTCCTCTGCGATATCCCTCCACTGCTGGCCATCTCCTGCAACGACACCAGTCTCAGTGAACTTCTCCTCTTCGTCGTCTGTGGCTTCATCCAGACAGCCACCGTGTTGGCTTTCGCCGTGT TCGGGTTCATTGCCAGAGCCATGATCGGCATGCACTCGGCCAAGGGCCGGTGGCGAGCAGCCTCTACCTGTGGCTCCCACCTCACGGCCGTGGCCGTGCTTTACGGGACAATCATTTTCATGAACCTCTGCCCCAGCTCCAGCTACATCCTGGACACTGACAAGATGGCATCTGTGTTCTACACCCTTGTCATCCCAGCTCTCAACCCGCTCACCTACAGCCTCCGCAACAAAGAGGTCAGGGAGGTGCTCGGAAGGAACTGGAAGCACTGCTGCTGTCCGAGGCCGGCGCACGAGTGCGAGGTCCGAGAGGCTGGTTAG